A region of the Gopherus flavomarginatus isolate rGopFla2 chromosome 3, rGopFla2.mat.asm, whole genome shotgun sequence genome:
CCCACACAGAAGCTCGTCTCCAAAACCTTATGGATGGTTTTTCCAAAGCCTACTACGACTTACCCTAAGCCTAAAAAAGATACACATAATGTACCATTATGGAGCTGAGGAAGCACCCTCCATCAAGATCAACAACTCTAAACTTGAAGTGGTGAATGAGTTCACATACTTGGGAGTCCACTATCACAGTCAATCTTTCACTTGAAACGGAACTCAATATCTGCACTGGAAAAGTTGCCACAACAatgtctaaaccagtggttctcaaagttttgtattggtgatccctttcacatagtaagCCTCTAAGTGTGACCGCCTGataaatattaaaaagtgtttttaatttaacaccattataaatgttagATGCAAAGTGagatttggagtggaggctgacagctcgtgaccccaatgaaataacctcgtgaccccctgagggtcccaaccccccaatttgagaacctctggtctagacTGAACAAGAGGGTATGGCAAAACAACAAACTGATAGACCACACAAGATCTGTGTGTATCATGCATGTGTTATCAGCACACTTTTTTGTATGGGAGCAAGACATGGACCTTATACTCTCATCAAGAAAAGAGGCTCAACAGCTTTCAGATATATTGCCTTCGTCAAATCTTGGGCATTTCCTCGACGGACAGCGTCACCAACACTGAGGTGCTCAAGCAGGCCAGCATACCCAGCATGCAAacactcctcagacagagatgcCTCTGCTGGTTTGGGCATGTTTGCCGAATGTATGATGGGCGTAAGCCAAAGAAGATCCTCTATGGCAAACTGGCATCTGGAAAAAGACCCAAAGAATGCTCAAAATTGCGTTCAAGGATGTGTTCAAGTGAGAGCTCAAAGAaatggatgtggacaaatggaAAGATCACACTCAAGACCACAGCCTTTGGAAACAAGAGCGTAACAAAGGTCTCCAGAGTTATGAGAGGAAGCTGTCCAGCTTAGCAAAGGAGAAAAGAACTTGCAGAAGGCAGAGCCCAAAGGGTCGAAACATCACTTAAATGTGACAGATGCagcagagattctctctctctcaagtgagTCTCTTCAGCCACAGCTGCGGCTGCCATAAAACCAACTGagtaaattctctctctctgggtggATACCCATGGTCCTCTCAAGACCAAAGAATACCTACTACTGTGGGTCAGAAAAGTGTTGGGGAGGGCACTTACTCAGTTGGACCATCGTTAAAGACCTCATCCCAGATGTTGCAAAAAACTCTGGTACAACAAATTCTTGTAACCACGACTCAGTGCTTGTGTGGCGATACAAAGTATTATACTGGCGTTCTAACCAGTATCCtaaccatcactggttcattcacctgcacatccaccaatgtaatatacgccatcatatgccagcaatgcccttctgctatgtacatcggccaaaccggacagtctctacggaaaaggataaatggacacaaatcagacattaggaatggcaatatacaaaaacctgtaggagagcacttcaacctccctggccacactatagcaaaccttaaggtggccatcctgcagcaaaaaaacgtcaggaccagacttcaaagagaaactgctgagcttcagttcatctgcaaatttgacaccatcagctcaggattgaacaaagactgtgaatggcttgccaactacaaaaccagtttctcctctcttggttttcacacctcaactgctagaacagggcctcatcctaatgattgaattgacctcgttatctctagcttgcttgcaagcatatatatacctgcccctggaaatttccactacatgcatctgaggaagtgggtattcacccacaaaagctcatgctccaaaatgtctgttagtctataaggtgccacaggattctttgctgcttttacagatccagactaacacggctacccctctgatactatactgGCGATGCAAGTTCAAGACAGTCCAATTAACTATCCAACACACACTTTGCTATAATAGATGATCCAGGCATAGGGTTAAGAGCACAGCTGTGGACCATTACCTTCTCTCAGCCAGTCAATCCCTAGGATAacttttctcaaactggggtctgcgaGGGTACTCCAGGGGCTCCATGGGTCCCACTATCAGCTcaactcttccccttcccttccagcaCCTCATGCACACCAAGGAACAGCTATTCAGCAGGatgtaggaggtgctgggaggtagggggaggagcagggagcactCAGGGGAGAGGGCGGAATCAGGTCTGAGGCCACCAATCcagctgatcaactcctccctctccctcccagtgcctcctgtagGCTGGGGGACAGCTGTttagtggtgtgcaggaggcactgggagggagaaggaggagtggggatgggtgGAAATAGGCatggaagaggagggggaagggtggagtgggggcaggaagaggtggggctttaGGAAGAGGtgatgtgggggcagggcctggggctgagtggtgggtttgggggggccatgaaaaattttaaatcaaaatgagggtCCTTGGATTGCtaaaatttgagaaatgctgtccTAGGAAATTGCCTGTATCTCACAGCTGCTTAATTACTTGTTATAGAAGAATAGCACACAGGTGGTGACTTCTCACCTAAAACTGCATGGTGTCCTTGTGGAAAAAGGATGTCTCATCAAGTATGTCACTTACAGCAGCCACACTGTTGTAGTTATGCTAAGTACACGTTTATTACAAAACTAGCCTGTTTAAAACAACagttaaataaaaacaaccctGTCAGCCAGGGTAGTGGGAGTGCTGTTCTTGTTGTCTTGTGTTTAGGTAAtgattaaggctacgttttacacatgggtatttttagtaaaagtcatggacaggtcacgggcactAAACAAAAAATCGATggcatgacttgtactatacccCTGACAATCTTAGGAGTGCTACGGGTGTGCGGGGAGGGGACACCGTGGgtgctggagggaggtggggttggCAAGCTGTCTATCTTGCTTCTTGGAAGTGGCGACATATCCCTCCATAAACTCCTAGCTCCGCATGCtgccaactccgcagctcccattgtccggaAACggttgccaatgggagctgcaggggcagtgcccggggcggaggcagggacatgttgctgcttctggggagaCCTCCCCAGCTAAGTGCCACCTAGAGCCCTTGCCCCCTTCCATATGTCAACCCCCTGGTCCTTTCCACACTCAAACTCCTCCTGCTGCTTGGGGGGAGTGGCACGAGGCTGCCCCAGCAGCGGCTGATGcaactggcccaggggctgcctaaGCAGGggattccgtgacttctgtgacctccatgataaACTCACAGCCTTAATAATTATTCATTATTAGGTGAATGATTTTGATGCAACTTCTAACCATGACCTTCCATCCTTAGGAACACTATAATTACCCCTAACAACTTtcgaattaaaaagaaaatcttcatttttattttaacagatTCTTCTCAAGCCACCAGTAACAAAGAACTGGAGAACTTGAAGTTGCAGTCATTCTTAGGTCCTGGACTGGAGCAGCTGCAAAGAGCCAGTGTACCACTTGGACAGCTGATATTGAAGGATTTGTTTAGTTTATATGATTACAATGAGTATGTACCCATGTCAGATGACTTCAGTGAATATGTTCGCCAGGTTGAGGATGCTGCCTGGAAGAACAGAGGTGGAACAGGGATTGCCAATCCCATGAGGTCAAACAGTTTTCCTTGGGCCAAGTATCCCAGAAGAAAACGAGACTTCTCAGTGGGGGTAGCAGGAGTGTGCTGCAAATGGGGCTGTACCAAAGCTGAGATCAGTACAGTATGCTGAGATTAAAATTGTGtttctgtatttattttagaCATATGAACTCAATGTCAGTTGCAGTGATGCCTGATCAAGTACTGCATGTAGGGAGCAAAACAGTCTCAATAACATGGCAATTTTGTCTGCAAGCAGCTGTATATGTTATGTTTTTTCTCTAAAAACTCAAACGTATGGTAATCAGAACTTTGTTTTGCTGCAGTAACTTTTGCTCTAACTGTGTTAGTAAACCTTTACTTTCTGTGTTTTAAGGCTGTGTCTTTAACATTATAAGACGACTTTCACACCACCTCTTTGTAACACTTCAGGGAGAAACCTCAATGGTAATTAAAGTATGTtacactatataaatgcaatagAGTTGTTTTTCCCATTGGAAACAATACCTAGGGAATCCTTTAAAGAGCTGAGACTTTGACCAATTCTAGCTGAAAGGGTGTTCTGTAACTTGAAACTCAAATAATACCAAGTTGGCTAACTGGCTTCTATGCCACACTAACAGAAGTTAGTAAGAGGATCTAGTACAACATCCAGACCATCTCCATCTAATTACAGAATTATTTCATAAAtaccacattttaaaacaaaattttctcATTCAGCTTAAACTTCCCTTTGACGTCTTTCCTACTTGTATATCTCTGTACTGCCCTGAATAATTAATCTCTGGTTAAAGAATTAACGTCTCAAGGAATCTAGGTTTATCTTGCGCCATCTGTTCCTCACTTGTTGTTTAGCCAAGCTGTTAGATATTTAGCACCCTTAATCTATTCATACTTGTTCTATGAACACCTTCCTATTTATCTACATTTCTAGAATACTGCAGTATTCAATTGTGTGCAATATTCCAGATTTACTAACTGCTGTTTCATTTGTCTTCCACTGTTACTTTTCTCTTAATGGTCGTGGTatccagatttttttctttactctCTTCAGATATGCTAACTTATTTTCTTCTAATATTTGTAACCATTTGAAGTCCCTCTAAATTCTGGTATTTACAATGCATCTTCACTTATTGTAACTTTGAAATTAGTGTTACATACCTCCTACTTCAAGACTAGTGAAAATGGCAGTGAATAGTTGCAGTGTAAGTACCAGACGTAACACCAATTGCTGTAGCACTACAATTACTGAAGACTATTTATGATGACTGTTTGTTTTAGTCTTTCAGCTAGTTTTCAATCCATGTATATTTTTAACAATTAAATTAGATAATTTAAACGAATGCTTCACTAAATCAATAGTGTATCTCCCACGTTCCCTTCATCCTCAAATTTTGTAATTATTCCTATCAACTAAATTTCACTGATAAGAGTGAAAACTCCATGGTATTTTAAAAGAGGATGGGAAAAAAAGCTGTTAAATGTGGATATTATCAACCTTTAGCTTTCATAACATTTACATTTCAATGGATGGCAATTTATAGCACTAACTATTAAATATGCTTTTCTTCTACTATACATAGCTGCAGTGAATGAGAGTTGCTCTGGGAAGGGTAACTGTAGCTCCCACTGCTAGTTAAgggtgctttttttttcctttccattctAAACCCTGCTTCCAGTCactcattttaattaatttttcaagTTTCAGGCTGAGTTTTTCTAGACTTAGCATCTAATAAAGGAGAAGGGGTAGAGTTTGAGGAAAAATGCTTCCCCTAATTTTGATTAGGAgcaagtggggaaggagggagcaaaTTCTCTCTCAATTTCACACTTAGCAGTTCTACTACAGAAACAGCTATAGCAGAGAGCTGAAATTTGACACAGAAAATAGCCTGTACCAAATTTCTTAAGTGCTTTGAGAAAAATATATTCTAGTTTGATTAAATTATGATTATTTGACAATTGCTCTGTATGTACCATCCATCttaacaaaacattttctctGCTAAACTTGTAAAGTGAAAAACTGAGGAAAAACTGCACTGTATATATTTACAAACACGCAGACTAAGTGATGTACCTGTTCCTTGTTCCAGGACTGCCTTTCAGGTTTGTTGGTGCACATCCACCTAGGCACACAGGTGAGCTACCTTTCCTCTTTCTGCCAGCCCCTGCATCTCATGGTGTAAAGGTGTAATTCAGGTGGGCTCTTGGACCAAACCATTGGAATTTTCTGTTGGAACTTTCTTAAAATTCAAGGTTGCAGACATAGTCATATACGTTAACATTATAACCAGTgaagataataaaaaaaaaaggaaatctgtCTCACCATAAAATTTATCATAAGCATTAAGTGGAAAGATAATTCCCAACACAAGCAAGGAATATTTAGGGCTTAACCAAGGCAGGAGGTGTGGCTTGCAGAAGGTGCTGAAGTTTGTCTTTCACTATTATCCTGAGACTTTGTGAATAGTCTTTGAAGGGTGAAAGTAAACCAACTGTAATGTAAGTACTGAATTGATTAAAATTCACTCACAAATTAATGAATACTATACATTATTTAATTTATGCTCTCCATGCATACAAACATTTGTTATAGGAGTGTGAGGTATTCTTACCAGGGTTCTCTCAGGATCAAGGATGATTAAGATACTGAGTATAGTTCTACTtcaccttttatttaaaaaaaaaaatccattaagcaACTGATTTTTGTTGGTTAGTTGAATGGTTGTTTAGACATGTTTCACCACAGATATATATTTACAAGTGATTGGGAATGGGTTACACCCAGACAAGTCATTAAGCTGAAGTGTTACGGTGTTTTCCCTTTGAACATTTAACTTAAAATTTAAATACataatgaacatttaaaaaaacatttgtcTGAAAGCTAGGACCTCAAAGGTAACTCTACACCAAAACGCCACAAGTCAGATACTGAAAAGTGTGGAAATGCAGAGTTTGGAATAACCTAATCACTAACTCTGTCACTGGACAGTAGAGTAGTAATAACTTCATTTTCATATGCACCAATTCAGAATTACAGGAAAGTTTACAATAAAAAAATCTAAGTAattcaaatgaaaatgtttcagatTAGAGTCCAGTCTCAGATTATTTTAACAGCCTGACCATGTCCCTTTAAAATTTTAGAACTAACATTCTGGTACTCCAACATACCAATTCTTATTATTGGGGTTTGTCATCTCCTACTGTCTTACTTGTCAATGTGTACTGAACAACTAAAAAGAATTTCTTTATGCTACTACCATATTAGATGATtaaaatagaatttttaaaattaagatcaaaatttaaaaaaataacagtgCCTAATAAGGggttaggagcctaattttaggtAGTCTGAGAGGCTGGATGTTGAATGCATTTGAAAGGCAACCAAATAAGGTCTTGAGTCAGGACAGCACATAGTTAACTGTAAGCACACGCTTAAGCACCTTTCCTGAATAGAGATGTTTTCTTGAAGTTTAGGCgcacacatttgaaaatcttcGCAGCAATGTACTATTTTGTTATAGAATTTAGTTACTTTATACATTTATTTGatcttggacaatgaaaatactCAAATTTCATGTCTGTATTCCATTTTCTAATCCATTTAACATTCAGGTTCTCATGTACTTGCAAAGTTGATACAGTGCTTGCAATTCAAACACTGCaagaaaatgtttatttaaaacaagcactttaatggaaacatttctaAAGCTTGTGTTACGAAAGCCAAGTTTGGGTCTAATATCTATATTCCTTTAATATCACTTTGTCTTGGCAGTTAGTTCACTTAGGCCTCATGTTGATCCTCTACACAGAACTGAATTTCACCTTATGCAATCTGTTTTGAGAATTCATGCATCTTCAGTCTTGTCAGGCCATATATGCAACAAGGGAGAATTTATATTTAAGACAGGGAATATAAAAGTTGAGGTAACTAtattagcaaagaaaaaatatttcaaatggtaTGGCATGTTCAGTGCACATAATTTAGTTTGCATACACTACTTTACCTTAAATCACTGTACAATTTCAAGTAACTTTTTCAATTAGTATTTGTCCCAGTATGCCGCcttgtggcaggggttggcactGTGGGTGAACTCCACCTAACTTCCCCCTAACTGGGGCAACATACATTCTCTAAAAAGGGATCTGGGCCAGGGGGaccaaaagaaacaaacatgttAAAAATAAGTATCTCACTGAAGGAAAATTTGTAATAAACAGTTCCAGAAGCCCTTACCTCAGGACCCAATTTACAAGCTCCTCAACTCAGTCTTTGAGCCAAGCCTGCTCAGGATAGTCTTCTGGAATCTGGGACAGAGATCACCACCCATTTGCAAGCTGAATAGCTTTTAATTCCCCACTCTCTTGCTCAACttcctctttttgttttaatagcTCAATCCTAGGGCAGAGGAGGGAACTTCCTTGATTATACTTAGGCTGTTCTGATTGTGAGCTCCTGGGCTGACCACTACAGGGGTAgtccactccttcctttcctaccTTAGTTCCTCCTGTGCTGCTGACACAAATGGCAGTTCAGCTCCTCCACTGATTACAGGCACTTGCTAGTTGTGGTACTTCATCCCAGGTGATGCTCGCACATTCAATATCCTCTGTCACTGTTGTCTACCAATTCTTCCTTGGCCATCCAtgctttctctttcctccctcagGTATCCAATCCAGTGCTTGCTTAGCATGTCTTCCATCTTCCAGACTGTGTACATGTCCCAACTACCTGAGCCTTCTTTCTCTGATATTTTCTAGCATGTCCTGCTCTGTCAGCTCCCTTACTCTCACATTTGTTTTGTCTTTCCATGAAATGTGTAATATCCTCCTCAGCTGTCTGAGATGGGAGTCTCCAATCTCTTTTTGGCCTCTGTCATCATCCACACCCCTTCTCAATACTTTAACATCTCATTTTGATTGCCAAACACTCATGTCTCTGATcctgctttcaggtaaactttatgtattttttctcctTTACACATTCCGTCATAGCTGTACTGGTTCAGATAAATCCTTAGAAGTACTTCCTATCTTCCCCTACGGTTATCAGGGTAGTTGGTGGGAGGAGATTGTTATAAAACTATATGCAAAAATTAGAAgcagctgattttttaaaaatcattttaatactTTTTGAAATATGTCGGTACAGTTATATTCATAGAGATATACAGTAATTGGTGTCTGAAAACTATGGAAGCGTTTCTTAGATACTGTGATTTGTCCAAACTCTCATTAGCTGCTAATTTCTCTCTTTTCTGATTATGACATAGCTTTATGGAAATTCATTCCTGTTGCTTATTACATGGACTGTTCGCAATGTTTTGGAATATACTTAAGAATGAATTTTGAAGCTAAATATATTCACAATTAGTGGACCACAGACCAGTATTATATTTGGAAATAAAAACACACTTCTGTTTGTAAAAGACTTTTTATAATATATACTCCATttatattaaaatgatttttctttaaatataaaaatctgaAAAGCAGTAACTGTAATAAAAATTTCACTTTACTCCATAGCAGCAGTCATGTACGGGTAGGACAGAGCACTTTTTCACAACAAATCACAGCATTATAAATAACAAGAAAATGTGACAAACTGA
Encoded here:
- the LOC127046794 gene encoding relaxin-3-like, producing the protein MGLRLRLRVLYAGLLLAGLPAELGAQGVPAAAAVPRGEYGVKLCGREFIRAVIFTCGGSRWKRLALQAEEPLPGADSSQATSNKELENLKLQSFLGPGLEQLQRASVPLGQLILKDLFSLYDYNEYVPMSDDFSEYVRQVEDAAWKNRGGTGIANPMRSNSFPWAKYPRRKRDFSVGVAGVCCKWGCTKAEISTVC